From the Carya illinoinensis cultivar Pawnee chromosome 4, C.illinoinensisPawnee_v1, whole genome shotgun sequence genome, one window contains:
- the LOC122306613 gene encoding cinnamoyl-CoA reductase-like SNL6: protein MGILGSEESVRVELEEIQRMLGACAGLQRRKDEDEQFKGVRVPSMGVVDTDDEDKLVCVTSGVSYLGLVIVKKLLARGYSVRIIVENQEDIDRLREMENSGEMRACNNNISAVMAKLTEIESLSEAFHGCRGVYHTSAFTDPAGLSGYTKYMAEIEARACENVMRACARTPTVRKCVLTSSLLACIWRDDSQHDLSPVINHDCWSDESFCLEKKLWQALGKLRAERVAWRIAKETGLKLATICPGLITGPEFSSRNPTATIAYLKGAQEMYANGLLATVDVNKLAEAQVCVFEAMDKNAGGRYLCFDDVVEKQKAVELAREIRMPINRICGNLSVAGDVPARFRLSNKKLSSLITITHRCCDREC from the exons ATGGGGATTTTGGGGTCAGAAGAGAGCGTGAGGGTGGAGTTGGAGGAAATCCAGCGGATGTTGGGAGCTTGTGCTGGCCTGCAAAGGAGGAAAGACGAGGATGAACAGTTCAAAGGAGTTCGTGTTCCTTCCATGGGCGTGGTCGACACCGATGATGAAGACAAGTTGGTTTGTGTCACCAGTGGCGTCTCTTATTTAGGACTCGTCATTGTAAAGAAGCTCTTGGCTCGTGGCTACTCTGTACGGATCATCGTCGAAAACCAGG AAGATATAGACAGATTGAGGGAGATGGAGAACTCAGGAGAGATGAGGGCATGTAACAACAATATATCTGCAGTTATGGCGAAGTTAACCGAGATTGAAAGCTTGTCAGAAGCATTCCATGGCTGTCGTGGCGTATATCACACCTCTGCATTCACAGATCCAGCAGGCCTTTCTGGCTATACA AAATACATGGCGGAGATAGAGGCGAGGGCCTGTGAAAATGTGATGAGAGCATGCGCAAGAACACCAACGGTAAGAAAGTGTGTGCTTACATCTTCGCTCTTGGCTTGCATTTGGCGGGACGACAGCCAACATGATCTTTCCCCTGTAATAAACCATGATTGCTGGAGTGATGAATCATTCTGCTTAGAGAAAAAG TTGTGGCAAGCATTGGGCAAGCTGAGGGCAGAGAGGGTGGCATGGAGAATTGCCAAGGAGACGGGGCTAAAACTGGCCACCATATGCCCAGGTCTCATTACTGGTCCCGAATTTTCTAGTAGAAATCCAACGGCAACAATTGCTTATCTTAAAG GAGCACAAGAAATGTATGCCAATGGATTGCTAGCAACAGTAGATGTAAACAAATTGGCAGAGGCACAAGTATGTGTTTTTGAGGCAATGGACAAGAACGCAGGAGGCAGATACCTTTGCTTCGATGATGTCGTTGAGAAGCAGAAAGCAGTAGAGTTGGCACGAGAAATAAGGATGCCAATAAACAGGATTTGTGGGAATTTATCTGTTGCTGGGGATGTTCCAGCTCGGTTTCGGTTGTCGAATAAGAAGCTTTCTAGTCTAATTACAATAACACACAGATGTTGTGACAGAGAGTGTTAG
- the LOC122306614 gene encoding universal stress protein A-like protein, whose product MSPTKTVSCAAWIKTGDPKKVICREGKRVQPDFLVLGNRGLGLFERIFVSTVSDFCVKHAECPVITIKRRADEIPEDPADD is encoded by the exons ATGTCCCCGACGAAGAca GTTTCTTGTGCCGCATGGATCAAGACAGGTGATCCCAAAAAAGTAATCTGCCGTGAGGGGAAGCGAGTCCAACCGGATTTTCTGGTTTTGGGAAACCGGGGTCTTGGCCTGTTCGAGAG GATTTTCGTAAGTACTGTGAGCGACTTTTGCGTGAAGCATGCTGAATGCCCTGTCATCACAATCAAACGCAGGGCAGATGAAATACCTGAGGATCCAGCTGATGACTGA
- the LOC122306612 gene encoding serine/threonine-protein kinase BLUS1-like: MESVSEKRFPVNAKDYKLYEEVGEGVSASVYRALCVPLNEIVAIKVLDLEKCNNDLDGIRREVHTMSLIDHPNVLRAHCSFTSGHSLWVVMPYMSGGSCLHIMKSGYPEGFEEPVIATLLREVLKALVYLHHHGYIHRDVKAGNILIDSNGAVKLADFGVSAGMFDTGDRQRSRNTFVGTPCWMAPEVMQQLHGYDFKADIWSFGITALELAHGHAPFSKYPPMKVLLMTLQNAPPGLDYERDKKFSKSFKEMVATCLVKDPKKRPPSEKLLKHHFFKQARPNEYLAHTILDGLAPLGDRFRTLKAKEADLLVQNKALYGDKEHLSQQEYIRGISAWNFNLEDLKTQAALIQDDGMPNAEDQDVSKKQKDRHDDVVFQAERQSQERVSNENAPPNHEDGFNDLHDLESSLHSFPIKPLQALKGCFDVCEDDEIVSSPVAVDQRNGRREGESSEQSFLLPRHVIAEHKKFLSGSLLQENSLSPKRFLGDGDRDYLQPKFQADRNYSGSLLYRQKKDANNISSGEDSSEGAVVQRKGRFKVTSADLSPKGPTSCIFSPVSGCSANPTSPSLTSASILPFLQCILQQNAMQREELIKLIKYVEQTSGKQAESAEAVPSDLLQMPPATAREKELQFQVNHLQRSVESLVEELRRHKMKNAQLEKQLNALANREKIRKEDEAL; the protein is encoded by the exons GATGGCATCCGACGAGAGGTACATACAATGAGCTTGATTGACCATCCAAATGTGTTACGGGCTCATTGCTCTTTCACTTCTGGCCACAGCCTTTGGGTTGTGATGCCATACATGTCTGGTGGGTCCTGCCTTCATATAATGAAGTCTGGTTATCCTGAAGGTTTTGAGGAACCTGTTATTGCTACTTTATTGCGTGAGGTTCTGAAAGCTCTTGTTTATCTTCATCACCATGGTTACATCCATAGAGATGTGAAG GCAGGGAATATCTTAATTGATTCTAATGGTGCTGTCAAGTTAGCTGATTTTGGTGTGTCAGCAGGCATGTTTGATACTGGAGATAGGCAACGTTCCAGAAATACTTTTGTTGGGACTCCATGCTg GATGGCTCCTGAAGTTATGCAGCAATTGCATGGTTATGACTTCAA AGCGGATATATGGTCATTTGGAATAACAGCACTTGAGCTTGCTCATGGCCATGCCCCATTTTCCAAGTACCCACCAATGAAA gTTTTGCTGATGACATTACAAAATGCACCTCCAGGTTTGGACTATGAAAGAGACAAGAAATTTTCAAAG TCCTTCAAAGAGATGGTAGCCACTTGCTTAGTGAAGGATCCAAAAAAACGTCCACCTTCAGAAAAGCTATTAaagcatcatttttttaaacaagcaCGCCCAAATGAATATCTGGCTCATACCATTCTTGATGGCCTTGCTCCTTTGGGTGATCGATTTAGGACGCTAAAG GCAAAAGAGGCTGATCTTCTTGTGCAGAACAAAGCTCTCTATGGGGATAAGGAGCACTTATCTCAG CAAGAGTACATTCGAGGCATAAGTGCCTGGAATTTCAACCTTGAAGATTTAAAAACTCAGGCTGCCCTT ATTCAGGATGATGGCATGCCAAATGCTGAAGATCAGGATGTTAGTAAGAAGCAAAAAGACAGGCATGATGATGTCGTGTTCCAAGCTGAGAGACAGTCCCAGGAAAGGGTCAGCAACGAAAACGCTCCACCTAATCATGAG GATGGTTTCAATGATCTTCATGATTTGGAGAGTTCACTCCATTCATTTCCAATAAAACCTCTTCAAGCACTTAA GGGTTGTTTTGATGTTTGTGAGGATGATGAGATTGTGAGTAGTCCAGTAGCTGTGGATCAAAGAAATGGAAGACGCGAGGGTGAGAGTTCAGAACAGAGTTTTCTTTTACCGCGGCATGTCATTGCTGAGCATAAAAAATTTTTGAGTGGTTCACTACTGCAAGAGAACTCTCTATCTCCTAAAAGATTTCTTGGTGATGGGGATAG GGATTATCTACAGCCAAAATTTCAAGCCGACCGTAACTATAGTGGTTCATTGTTGTACCGTCAGAAGAAAGATGCCAATAACATTTCATCAG GTGAGGATTCATCAGAAGGAGCGGTTGTTCAACGTAAAGGGCGCTTTAAAGTCACTTCGGCTGACCTCAGCCCCAAG GGTCCTACAAGCTGCATATTTAGCCCAGTTTCTGGATGTTCAGCCAATCCAACAAGCCCTAGCCTTACATCTGCCTCAATTCTCCCGTTTTTGCAATGTATTCTGCAGCAGAATGCCATGCAAAGG GAAGAACTCATTAAATTGATTAAGTATGTGGAACAAACCTCTG GCAAGCAAGCAGAGTCAGCCGAAGCTGTCCCAAGTGACCTGTTGCAG ATGCCTCCTGCTACCGCCAGGGAGAAAGAGCTTCAGTTTCAGGTGAACCATCTGCAACGAAG TGTTGAGAGTCTTGTTGAGGAATTGCGGAGACATAAGATGAAAAATGCCCAG TTAGAAAAACAATTGAATGCTTTGGCCAACAGAGAAAAGATTAGAAAAGAGGATGAAGCACTATGA
- the LOC122308050 gene encoding 50S ribosomal protein L12, chloroplastic-like: MASTLSTFPLKCSPYPTPSISPYPTHPPKSTLHFPLTSTFNLTHRCTHFRPLSAVSAPEKIEKLGADISSLTLEEARILVDYLQDKLGVSAASFAPVAAVAAAPGVGGGESAAAVEEKTEFDVVIENVPSNARIAVIKAVRALTSLALKEAKELIEGLPKKFKEGVSKDEAEEAKKQLEEAGAKIAIV; the protein is encoded by the coding sequence ATGGCGAGCACTCTCTCCACGTTCCCCCTCAAGTGTTCCCCGTATCCTACTCCCTCGATCTCCCCTTATCCTACTCACCCTCCCAAATCCACCCTCCACTTCCCCTTAACCTCTACTTTTAACCTCACCCACCGCTGCACCCATTTTCGTCCTCTCTCCGCCGTGTCCGCTCCCGAGAAGATCGAGAAGCTCGGCGCCGACATCTCCAGCCTCACCCTTGAGGAGGCCAGAATCCTCGTCGACTACCTCCAGGACAAGCTCGGCGTCTCGGCCGCGTCCTTCGCCCCTGTCGCTGCCGTCGCAGCCGCACCCGGAGTCGGCGGCGGAGAATCTGCCGCTGCCGTCGAGGAGAAGACCGAGTTCGACGTGGTGATCGAGAACGTGCCCAGCAACGCCAGGATCGCAGTGATCAAGGCGGTGAGGGCTCTGACGAGCCTGGCATTAAAGGAGGCCAAGGAGCTCATTGAAGGTTTGCCCAAGAAGTTCAAGGAGGGGGTGTCGAAGGACGAGGCTGAGGAGGCCAAGAAGCAACTCGAGGAGGCTGGGGCTAAGATCGCCATTgtttaa
- the LOC122307200 gene encoding uncharacterized protein LOC122307200, which produces MGTVETRSKTLAGGSRPAAEPAIPHLSPEKPLKESLGVSAGSGSVPERTLLNGDMVAGVVQVVKTRGVETEVSSKDEYGLEDSDMRGVSSLLKLKASVRKFEVEDGSENERESVEEKRDLVEKFGSEENDGSSSDNEEDSDGKIEAIEVPIEDTSENDDGKAEEDMVDDGYNFSVGDFVWGKIRSHPWWPGQVYDPSDASDYAVKFKVRDRLLVAYFGDGTFAWCQPSQLKPFEENFEEMSRQSNSKSFVYAVQRAVDAIGRLLGLELTCSCVTNQNGNGIDNRVLVANAGIKDGVLLPEGRIGKLSNIWSQPVDLLAEMKRIAQTLSIHGALGLGVLKSRLAAFYHAKGHYHLPMYHEPQPIPGLEDNLDYSIVGIRSTVEVPIHGPFTEDWISSPVSPKFGQTAQTTMQKCLGNSEDRLCQRRKQKSIAEIMEGSIDAQAKCKVWDVAKVGANSAKTVPLSRRKKRKNSDQTDGHGGNDVTSVTTSLKKAKMLGPLSDGKAPSVENDDSWNREETRKSPRRKKNYGVSVEIADDRGKELINNEPASTKRELKNVEVQISDGEAKGQIEIGFMSRERKKSKYLSPPFTSLIRVQQRKEKETGSLEVSDEARLGEQIIAGSPPIQKCNDKIFLKKLSEEIDLGCEPSDISSPRTPKQDRTSIMDPLKVKASANEVLSEVRRAALNPLNLMEKKSFEMVEGFLSVLRSLVYRDGSDSNAEKKHQSGRKRKNLDSVPGSLNNDRNDTNNKSTGHVSELRMRKKNQEAESDEAKPKRVAEKQWTGKRNKEAQPHENKPKSVTEETDARRNNKAELHEAKRVRAAEKQRTEKKNKEAESYDKSEPKRTSEKQDAGRNDKAELCEAKPKRAAKKPDAKLDKSKQADGTPDNTDRKGSPAVPLLSLTFGPESSLPSKANLVRIYRKFGMLNEAETEVFSNNFCARVAFVRSSDAEEAYSHSLHSNPFKDATVTFDLQYPSTQLKTRELREIALPKASPPFYGKTPEKTSSSPQLQLDFVRQKLEIMNSMLENSDGEVSLELKYKLESEIKGLLESVSTMVGSSSS; this is translated from the coding sequence ATGGGAACAGTTGAAACACGGTCTAAAACCCTAGCCGGGGGTTCTCGTCCTGCAGCTGAACCAGCTATACCGCATCTCTCCCCTGAAAAGCCCCTTAAAGAAAGTCTTGGCGTTTCGGCCGGTTCTGGGTCCGTTCCAGAGAGAACCCTCCTGAATGGTGATATGGTTGCTGGGGTTGTTCAAGTAGTTAAGACTCGGGGGGTTGAGACCGAGGTTTCTAGTAAAGATGAATATGGGCTTGAGGACTCTGATATGAGAGGAGTGTCTTCCTTGTTGAAATTGAAAGCAAGTGTCAGAAAATTTGAGGTTGAGGATGGTAGCGAGAACGAGAGGGAGAGTGTTGAAGAGAAAAGGGATTTGGTAGAGAAATTTGGgagtgaagaaaatgatggttcTTCGAGCGATAACGAGGAGGATTCGGATGGGAAAATTGAGGCTATTGAGGTTCCAATTGAAGATACAAGTGAGAACGACGACGGGAAAGCGGAGGAGGATATGGTTGATGACgggtataatttttctgtggGTGACTTTGTGTGGGGTAAGATTAGGAGTCACCCATGGTGGCCAGGGCAGGTATATGATCCTTCGGATGCATCGGATTACGCAGTCAAGTTCAAAGTGAGGGACCGGCTGCTTGTGGCATATTTTGGGGATGGCACCTTTGCTTGGTGTCAACCCTCTCAGCTGAAACCCtttgaagaaaattttgaagagatgtCAAGGCAAAGTAACTCGAAAAGCTTTGTTTATGCTGTGCAGAGGGCTGTGGATGCGATTGGTAGGCTTTTAGGGCTAGAGCTGACTTGTTCTTGCGTAACAAATCAGAATGGAAATGGAATTGATAATAGAGTATTGGTAGCGAATGCTGGAATCAAGGATGGAGTCCTTTTGCCTGAAGGCAGAATTGGGAAGCTTTCAAACATTTGGTCTCAACCAGTGGACCTTCTTGCTGAAATGAAACGTATTGCGCAGACTCTTTCCATACATGGTGCGCTTGGGCTGGGGGTGTTGAAGAGCCGGCTGGCAGCTTTTTATCATGCAAAGGGGCATTATCATTTGCCCATGTATCATGAACCACAACCAATTCCGGGCCTCGAAGACAATTTGGATTATAGCATCGTCGGCATTCGCAGTACGGTAGAAGTCCCAATTCACGGGCCTTTCACAGAAGATTGGATTTCTTCACCGGTAAGTCCCAAGTTTGGCCAAACTGCTCAAACCACGATGCAGAAGTGCCTAGGGAATTCAGAGGATAGACTGTGTCAGAGAAGGAAGCAGAAAAGTATTGCTGAAATTATGGAAGGGAGCATTGATGCTCAGGCCAAATGTAAGGTTTGGGATGTGGCTAAAGTAGGGGCAAACTCAGCCAAGACGGTGCCATTATCtaggaggaagaagaggaaaaacagtgaCCAAACTGATGGTCACGGTGGCAATGATGTGACTTCTGTGACGACGTCTTTGAAAAAGGCTAAAATGTTGGGTCCATTAAGTGATGGCAAAGCTCCAAGTGTCGAAAATGATGACAGCTGGAACAGGGAAGAAACTAGGAAGAGcccaaggaggaagaaaaattatggtgtcAGCGTTGAAATTGCTGATGATCGTGGAAAAGAACTAATTAATAATGAACCTGCCTCAACAAAAAGGGAGTTGAAGAATGTTGAAGTTCAAATAAGTGATGGCGAGGCCAAAGGACAAATTGAAATAGGCTTTATGTCAAGGGAAAGGAAGAAGAGCAAGTACTTGTCCCCTCCCTTCACTAGTCTAATTAGGGTTCaacagaggaaagaaaaagaaactgggTCCCTTGAAGTGTCTGACGAAGCTCGTTTAGGGGAGCAGATTATTGCTGGCTCCCCTCCAATTCAGAAGTGTAATGATAAGATATTTCTGAAGAAACTCTCCGAAGAAATTGATCTGGGCTGTGAGCCATCTGATATCTCCAGCCCTCGAACACCAAAACAAGATCGGACCTCGATAATGGATCCCTTGAAAGTTAAGGCATCTGCTAATGAAGTGCTATCTGAAGTTCGACGTGCAGCTCTTAATCCCTTGAATCTCATGGAAAAGAAGTCATTTGAAATGGTTGAGGGCTTTCTGTCCGTACTCAGAAGTTTAGTCTATCGCGATGGATCAGACTCCAACGCggaaaaaaagcatcaatctgGCAGAAAGAGAAAGAATCTAGACTCGGTACCTGGGTCATTGAATAACGACAGGAATGATACTAACAACAAATCAACGGGACATGTATCAGAACTCAGGATGAGGAAAAAGAACCAAGAAGCAGAGTCAGATGAAGCTAAACCAAAGAGAGTTGCTGAGAAACAGTGGACGGGGAAAAGGAACAAAGAAGCACAGCCACATGAAAATAAACCAAAGAGTGTTACTGAAGAAACAGATGCGAGGAGAAATAACAAAGCAGAGTTACATGAAGCTAAAAGAGTGAGAGCTGCTGAGAAACAGAGGACGgagaagaagaacaaagaaGCAGAGTCTTACGATAAAAGTGAACCAAAGAGAACTTCTGAAAAACAAGACGCTGGGAGAAATGACAAAGCAGAGTTATGCGAAGCTAAACCAAAGAGAGCTGCTAAAAAACCAGATGCAAAGTTGGATAAATCAAAGCAGGCTGATGGAACGCCTGATAACACAGATAGAAAAGGTTCACCCGCAGTGCCACTGCTTTCGTTGACATTTGGCCCAGAATCCTCTTTGCCTTCTAAAGCTAATCTGGTTAGAATTTATCGTAAGTTTGGGATGCTGAACGAAGCAGAAACAGAGGTGTTCTCAAACAATTTCTGTGCTCGGGTTGCCTTTGTAAGGAGCTCTGATGCAGAGGAAGCCTACAGTCATTCTCTACATTCCAACCCTTTTAAAGATGCTACAGTGACGTTTGACCTGCAATACCCCTCAACTCAATTGAAGACTCGTGAACTAAGAGAAATAGCACTGCCAAAAGCTTCTCCTCCGTTCTATGGCAAGACTCCAGAGAAGACATCTTCTTCACCGCAATTACAACTTGACTTCGTAAGGCAGAAACTTGAGATAATGAACTCAATGCTGGAGAACTCGGATGGCGAGGTGTCGCTGGAGTTGAAATACAAATTAGAAAGCGAGATAAAAGGGCTTCTGGAGAGTGTGAGCACCATGGTTGGATCTTCCTCATCCTAG